A portion of the Paenibacillus marchantiae genome contains these proteins:
- a CDS encoding LysE family transporter, with protein sequence MSVLFSYIILGISLSAPIGPINAAQLDRGARHGFMHAWILGLGAMFADLVYMLLIYFGVAHFLDTPFMRSFLWSFGSFILVYTGVETLSKLKDGIQTSSTAEARVGKSFVSGFLMALSNPLNILFWLGIYGSILATTVKHTDTAHLLLYSSGIFIGILVWDVIMAGMASRFHKRSNETVLRWISIISGICLIGFGLYFGFEAVRSIFF encoded by the coding sequence ATGTCTGTACTGTTTAGTTATATTATTCTGGGAATCTCACTATCAGCTCCAATTGGTCCGATTAATGCCGCTCAGTTGGATCGCGGAGCCCGCCACGGGTTTATGCATGCCTGGATTCTGGGACTGGGAGCCATGTTTGCCGATTTGGTGTACATGCTTCTGATCTATTTTGGAGTTGCCCATTTTCTGGACACGCCTTTCATGCGCTCTTTTCTTTGGTCTTTTGGCAGTTTTATTCTGGTGTACACTGGTGTGGAAACACTTTCCAAGTTGAAAGACGGTATCCAGACCTCTTCTACAGCAGAAGCAAGAGTGGGAAAATCTTTTGTCTCTGGCTTTCTCATGGCCCTGTCCAATCCCCTGAATATTTTATTCTGGCTCGGCATTTACGGCTCTATTCTTGCTACAACCGTGAAGCATACCGACACCGCTCATCTGCTACTATACAGTTCTGGTATTTTCATAGGAATCCTTGTCTGGGATGTCATCATGGCTGGCATGGCTAGTCGATTTCATAAACGCAGCAACGAAACCGTTTTGCGCTGGATCTCCATTATCTCAGGGATCTGTCTGATCG